One part of the Aspergillus luchuensis IFO 4308 DNA, chromosome 5, nearly complete sequence genome encodes these proteins:
- a CDS encoding uncharacterized protein (COG:I;~EggNog:ENOG410Q228;~InterPro:IPR037143,IPR002582,IPR004568,IPR008278, IPR014030,IPR014031,IPR016039,IPR020841;~PFAM:PF01648,PF00109,PF02801;~go_function: GO:0000287 - magnesium ion binding [Evidence IEA];~go_function: GO:0008897 - holo-[acyl-carrier-protein] synthase activity [Evidence IEA];~go_function: GO:0016746 - transferase activity, transferring acyl groups [Evidence IEA];~go_process: GO:0006633 - fatty acid biosynthetic process [Evidence IEA]), with the protein MTASIQLPGRDMIDLNKTIVVVGYSELGPWGSARTRWDMERAGDLSPEGYVEMAWIMGLVKHFEGDQQGSPYVGWVDTKSNQPVHEADFAEKYGEYIHEHAGLRFIEPELYDGYDPAKKEFLQEVVVQEDLPVFQATRAVATAFKTKHGDKVSISAAGEDGEEYNVQFKPGARFLVPKAQPFDRLVSGQLPTGWDPKAYGIPADIVSQVDPITLYVLCCVCQAMLSAGIQDPYELYRHMHVSELANCIGTGAGGLIAMRGVYRDRYLDRDVQNDILQESFPNAMDAWANMLLMGAAGPIKSPSGTCATAIESLDTACEGIQAGKVKVALVGGTDDLQEEMSYEFANMKATANTVEELARGRTPREISRPTASSRAGFVESAGCGVQVLMTAQLALEMGVPIYGIVAYSQMAGDKIGRSVPAPGKGILTAARESTTASLSPLLDATFRQKQFEELRTQIQQGAARQLQQARQDGQLSPHLAQVIDRAAASQIRQAQNLYGLDLRQQEPGISPIRAALAVWGLTVDDIAVASFHGTSTKANDKNESEVINTMMSHLGRTKGNPVMVVCQKYLTGHPKGAAGAWMLNGGLQILQSGIVPGNRNADNVDSVLQQFDHLVYPAESIQTRGVRAFMLTSFGFGQKGGLVVGVSPRYLFAAVDRTPYEAYRVKALRRCEMANRAFIEGLNTNSLFQAKASSAWAAEDEMRVFLDPYARVAVDDGSYYFDAKCLHPDSEDSISETSSGVLTAVETPSTPTSEPLMDACQKWVEAAVSTDGTTSVGVDIESVTAINVENDVFLERNYTEAEREYCHAAPDPAHSFAGRWAAKEAVFKSLQVPSKGAGAPLNDIEILSDGGIPTVHLHGEIKKLAEEKQLAKVQVSISHSGELAMAVAATTFGPAEKE; encoded by the exons ATGACGGCAAGTATACAGCTGCCCGGGCGTGACATGATCGACCTGAACAAGACTATTGTCGTGGTTGGCTACTCTGAGCTAGGACCCTGGGGTAGTGCCCGCACACGCTGGGACATGGAGCGAGCCGGAGATCTCAGTCCCGAGGGGTACGTCGAGATGGCCTGGATCATGGGTTTGGTTAAGCACTTCGAGGGCGACCAGCAGGGATCTCCCTACGTAGGCTGGGTCGACACCAAATCCAACCAGCCTGTGCACGAGGCCGACTTCGCAGAGAAGTATGGCGAATATATCCACGAACACGCGGGTTTGCGCTTCATCGAGCCAGAACTCTACGATGGCTACGATCCTGCCAAGAAGGAATTTCTgcaggaggtggtggtgcaggAGGATCTACCTGTCTTTCAGGCGACTCGTGCTGTCGCTACCGCATTCAAGACAAAGCATGGCGACAAGGTCTCGATCTCtgcagctggagaagatggggaggagtACAATGTACAATTCAAGCCCGGAGCACGGTTCTTGGTGCCAAAGGCGCAGCCGTTCGACCGACTAGTGTCGGGCCAGCTGCCTACTGGATGGGATCCAAAGGCGTATGGTATCCCAGCGGACATTGTCTCGCAGGTAGATCCGATCACGTTGTATGTCTTGTGCTGTGTGTGTCAAGCCATGTTGAGCGCCGGCATCCAGGACCCCTACGAGCTGTACCGACACATGCACGTCTCGGAGCTGGCCAATTGCATTGGCACGGGCGCAGGTGGATTGATCGCCATGCGTGGTGTGTACCGCGATCGGTATCTCGACCGCGACGTGCAGAATGATATCCTGCAAGAGTCGTTCCCCAATGCCATGGATGCCTGGGCGAACATGCTGCTCATGGGTGCGGCGGGTCCCATCAAGTCCCCATCAGGAACATGCGCCACCGCCATTGAATCGCTGGACACGGCTTGTGAGGGCATTCAGGCCGGCAAGGTCAAAGTGGCCCTGGTGGGTGGCACAGATGACCTGCAGGAGGAGATGTCGTACGAGTTCGCAAATATGAAGGCGACAGCCAACACAGTGGAGGAGCTGGCACGCGGTCGTACTCCACGAGAAATCTCTCGCCCGACGGCTAGTTCCCGCGCAGGATTTGTCGAGTCTGCTGGATGCGGTGTACAGGTGCTCATGACGGCACAGTTGGCGCTCGAGATGGGAGTGCCCATCTACGGCATCGTCGCGTACTCGCAAATGGCGGGCGACAAGATCGGTCGCTCTGTGCCTGCACCAGGCAAGGGCATCCTGACCGCTGCCCGTGAATCGACTACCGCATCGCTGTCACCTCTTCTGGATGCCACATTCCGCCAGAAGCAGTTTGAAGAGCTGCGAACGCAGATCCAGCAGGGGGCGGCTCGCCAGCTTCAGCAGGCCCGGCAGGATGGCCAGCTCTCGCCACACCTAGCCCAGGTCATCGACAGGGCTGCAGCATCACAGATTCGTCAGGCCCAGAATCTCTACGGGCTAGACCTACGACAGCAAGAACCCGGCATCTCACCCATTCGCGCAGCGCTGGCTGTATGGGGTCTTACCGTCGATGATATCGCGGTGGCCTCATTCCACGGCACTTCCACCAAGGCCAACGACAAGAATGAGTCGGAGGTGATCAACACAATGATGAGCCATCTCGGCCGCACCAAGGGTAATCCAGTTATGGTCGTGTGCCAGAAGTACTTAACGGGCCACCCCAAGGGTGCCGCAGGAGCATGGATGCTGAACGGAGGCCTGCAGATCCTGCAGTCAGGAATCGTGCCAGGCAACCGCAACGCAGACAACGTCGACTCGGTCCTGCAGCAGTTCGACCATCTCGTGTATCCTGCTGAGTCCATTCAGACACGCGGCGTGCGAGCCTTCATGCTCACCTCCTTCGGATTCGGCCAGAAGGGCGGtctggtggtgggagtgtcTCCGCGCTATCTCTTTGCCGCGGTGGATCGGACGCCCTACGAGGCGTATCGCGTCAAGGCCCTCCGACGCTGTGAGATGGCCAACCGTGCCTTTATCGAGGGGCTCAACACGAACAGTCTGTTCCAGGCCAAGGCATCGTCCGCCTGGGCCGCCGAGGACGAGATGCGAGTGTTCTTAGATCCATATGCGCGGGTTGCCGTTGACGACGGCAGCTACTATTTCGATGCAAAATGTCTGCATCCTGATTCAGAGGACTCAATATCTGAGACGAGCTCCGGTGTGCTAACTGCCGTGGAGACGCCCTCAACGCCTACCAGCGAGCCGCTGATGGACGCATGTCAGAAATGGGTGGAGGCGGCTGTGTCGACGGACGGAACGACCTCGGTAGGTGTGGACATTGAGTCTGTGACTGCTATCAATGTCGAGAACGATGTATTCCTGGAGCGGAACTACACTGAAGCCGAGAGGGAGTATTGCCATGCTGCACCAGATCCGGCACACTCGTTTGCAGGCCGTTGGGCAGCCAAGGAGGCCGTGTTCAAGAGTTTGCAGGTGCCGTCCAAGGGAGCAGGGGCTCCGCTCAACGATATTGAGATTCTCAGTGATGGTGGGATTCCAACTGTTCAT CTACATGGTgagatcaagaagctcgctgaagagaagcagctggCCAAGGTTCAGGTCAGTATTAGCCACTCGGGCGAGCTTGCCATGGCGGTGGCTGCGACTACGTTTGGTCCTGCTGAGAAGGAGTGA
- the FAS2_3 gene encoding 3-oxoacyl-[acyl-carrier-protein] synthase (COG:I;~EggNog:ENOG410PFY5;~InterPro:IPR041550,IPR036291,IPR016035,IPR002347, IPR040899;~PFAM:PF00106,PF18325,PF18314;~go_function: GO:0008897 - holo-[acyl-carrier-protein] synthase activity [Evidence IEA];~go_process: GO:0055114 - oxidation-reduction process [Evidence IEA]), translated as MGEPIQSLPDSEQEQRALARTLLIELLAYQFAFPVQWIDTQKEFFTRDEAVERYVEVGPAKVLSTMGKKTVARNHQLQDQLRLIRRQFLSHSDDYGQICYEYEESQPVVTTETQAAPATPAPVAVAPEAPVAPAAAPAAPIVAAAAVDDVPLSALDIVLALTAQKLKQPFDQVPLQKCIRDLSGGKSTLQNELIGDLVAEFGGTPDGCEDLPLEAVGAALDGSFTGRPGKVMSALIARLISARFPAGWNQNSIRSHLETHWGLGSQRQTAVLCYAVSLDPSSRLESPQAAKEFVDSVVSRYGRHCGITISPAAASAGGGGAAGGAMIDSKELERLRTEQNDAFKHLHLALGKILDSDGGELVQKLAHSEELWQEADQKLEAWQAEFGDGFLTRISPIFDAKRGRSYDAWWNWARVDIASLLLGPGSTSNEEKIWQVLNRSNPSAFDLVKYHIAHPLRHSDKQLQIQPLEQLFQGYRDALQGDSVFIHRLPPLGPRTTVSPKGVIEYEEIPRTIGGRPDTYVELLKRGSRFDAPVADSLPFVRLCRPKASAWNYDDGLTSSYLDSVQAATSIGISFSGKTVLITGAGPQSIGAEITRGLLTAGANVIVTTSRSNMDFYRSLYRDFCGRGSSLTVFPFNQASRQDCQALISHLYTNTLGTAGDIDCVIPFAAISENGRQIDGLDGLSEVAHRAMLVNLLRLLGCIKQQKEARGYGANPTQVILPLSPNHGTFGGDGLYSESKIGLETLFNRFKSESWGDYLTVCGAVIGWTRGTGLMSANNIVAEAIEAEDVITFSSAEMALNIMALMTPVIAEACEDTPVYADLGGKMEQLADLKGLSTAARKQV; from the exons ATGGGCGAACCAATTCAATCACTTCCAGATTCAGAGCAGGAGCAACGTGCTCTGGCACGGACACTGCTCATTGAACTGCTGGC CTACCAATTTGCCTTTCCGGTTCAATG GATTGATACACAGAAAGAGTTCTTCACGCGAGATGAGGCCGTGGAGCGATACGTAGAGGTCGGCCCGGCCAAGGTGTTGTCCACCATGGGCAAGAAGACGGTTGCCCGCAATCACCAGCTGCAGGACCAGCTGCGCCTGATTCGCCGCCAATTCCTTTCCCACAGCGATGATTATGGGCAGATATGCTATGAATACGAAGAGTCGCAACCAGTGGTCACGACAGAGACTCAAGCTGCCCCAGCCACCCCAGCACCAGTTGCTGTGGCCCCTGAAGCCCCGGTtgctcctgctgcagctCCCGCAGCTCCAATTGTAGCGGCAGCCGCTGTAGATGATGTGCCACTATCTGCGCTGGATATCGTGCTGGCTCTGACTGCCCAGAAGCTGAAGCAGCCATTTGATCAGGTGCCTCTGCAGAAATGCATTCGGGACCTGTCTGGAG GTAAATCTACACTACAGAATGAGCTTATTGGTGACCTGGTGGCCGAGTTCGGTGGTACACCCGACGGCTGCGAAGACCTTCCACTCGAAGCTGTTGGGGCAGCTCTCGATGGCAGCTTCACCGGCCGTCCTGGCAAAGTCATGTCTGCATTGATTGCCCGCTTGATCTCGGCCAGGTTCCCCGCTGGGTGGAATCAGAACAGCATTCGCAGTCACCTTGAGACCCACTGGGGCTTGGGCTCTCAACGTCAAACAGCTGTTCTCTGCTATGCCGTCAGTCTGGACCCCTCGTCCCGGCTGGAGAGCCCTCAGGCAGCCAAAGAATTCGTCGACAGTGTCGTGTCTCGGTACGGACGCCACTGTGGCATTACTATTAGCCCAGCTGCTGCGTCTGCGGGCGGAGGTGGTGCCGCTGGCGGAGCTATGATTGACtccaaggagctggagcggCTACGCACGGAGCAGAACGACGCTTTCAAGCACCTTCACCTGGCACTCGGGAAGATCTTGGACAGCGACGGCGGCGAGCTTGTTCAGAAGCTAGCGCACAGCGAAGAGCTATGGCAGGAAGCCGACCAGAAGTTGGAGGCTTGGCAGGCTGAGTTCGGTGACGGCTTCTTGACTCGCATCTCGCCCATCTTCGACGCGAAACGCGGTCGCAGCTATGACGCCTGGTGGAACTGGGCTCGCGTCGATATTGcctcgctgctgctgggaccCGGTAGCACTTcgaacgaggagaagatctggCAGGTTTTGAATCGCTCGAATCCCAGCGCCTTCGACCTAGTCAAGTATCACATTGCCCACCCATTACGCCACAGTGAcaagcagctgcagatcCAGCCCTTGGAGCAGCTGTTCCAGGGTTACCGTGATGCACTCCAAGGAGACTccgtcttcatccaccggCTGCCACCTCTGGGTCCTCGTACCACTGTCAGCCCTAAGGGAGTTATCGAATACGAAGAGATCCCTCGCACCATTGGCGGACGCCCAGATACCTACGTCGAGCTACTCAAGCGTGGAAGTCGCTTCGACGCCCCCGTTGCCGACAGCCTACCTTTTGTTCGGCTCTGTCGTCCTAAAGCCAGTGCCTGGAACTACGACGATGGCCTCACATCCAGCTACCTCGATTCAGTCCAAGCGGCCACATCCATCGGTATCAGCTTCTCCGGTAAGACGGTGCTGATCACCGGTGCCGGACCCCAATCCATAGGTGCTGAGATCACGCGTGGCCTGCTCACAGCCGGTGCCAATGTCATTGTTACCACCAGTCGCTCCAACATGGACTTTTATCGCAGCCTGTACCGCGACTTCTGTGGTCGGGGTTCGTCCTTGACAGTCTTCCCCTTCAATCAGGCCAGTCGCCAGGACTGCCAGGCCCTCATTTCTCATCTGTACACCAACACTCTGGGTACTGCAGGTGACATTGACTGCGTGATCCCGTTCGCCGCCATATCCGAGAACGGCCGACAGATTGACGGACTCGACGGTCTGTCCGAGGTGGCTCACCGCGCCATGCTGGTCAACCTTCTGCGCCTGCTGGGTTGTATCAAACAACAAAAGGAAGCCCGTGGATACGGGGCCAACCCGACGCAGGTCATTCTGCCGCTCTCACCCAACCACGGTACCTTTGGCGGGGACGGGCTCTACTCGGAGTCAAAAATTGGCCTAGAGACCCTCTTCAACCGCTTCAAGTCCGAAAGTTGGGGTGACTACCTGACCGTGTGCGGCGCCGTTATCGGCTGGACCCGTGGCACAGGGCTGATGAGCGCCAACAACATCGTGGCCGAGGCCATCGAGGCTGAAGACGTAATCACCTTCTCGTCGGCGGAGATGGCATTGAACATAATGGCGCTGATGACTCCCGTCATTGCAGAGGCCTGCGAAGACACGCCCGTGTACGCGGACCTGGGTGGCAAGATGGAGCAGCTGGCTGACCTGAAGGGTTTGTCGACTGCCGCCCGTAAGCAGGTGTAA
- a CDS encoding uncharacterized protein (COG:C;~EggNog:ENOG410PIVH;~InterPro:IPR019810,IPR002020,IPR036969,IPR016142, IPR016143,IPR024176;~PFAM:PF00285;~TransMembrane:1 (o400-422i);~go_function: GO:0046912 - transferase activity, transferring acyl groups, acyl groups converted into alkyl on transfer [Evidence IEA]), producing the protein MPDIAPNVARNGSAKNAENKPETPVLHVVDSRTGNYFPIPIVRNAINASEFKKLKSPEDPAHPEDQNEQGIRVFDPGYSNTAVSESQVTYIDGLKGTIQYRGYNIEDIVGKKKFIDTAHLLIWGEWPTPEQARSLQEKLSSVPILDESVFKVIQAFPPNSSIIGMMIAALSAVQSSQMDRIPAHAAKNLYLGNPQAVDDEIVRLMGSLSMITAAVYCHHTGREFTPPRLELSYIENFLLMMGHVESSTGLPNPQYVDRIERLWVLIADHEMTCSTAAFLQTASSLPDVFSCMISALSALYGPLHGGAIEVAYKNFEEIGSVENVAAKIERVKAGKERLYGYGHRIYRVTDPRFIFIRQILDELKEEIARNPLLKVAFEVDRVASEDEYFVTRKLRPNADLFAALVYSAMGFPTEFILPLSLLSRTQGFMAHWKEAMSSTARIWRPGQIYTGHLSREMA; encoded by the exons ATGCCCGACATCGCACCCAACGTCGCTCGCAACGGCAGCGCTAAAAATGCAGAGAACAAGCCAGAAACCCCAGTTCTCCATGTGGTAGACAGCCGCACGGGGAACTACTTCCCCATCCCTATCGTGCGCAACGCCATCAACGCAAGTGAATTCAAGAAACTCAAGTCTCCGGAGGATCCCGCACATCCCGAAGATCAGAACGAGCAGGGCATCCGGGTGTTTGACCCCGGATACTCCAACACGGCTGTCAGTGAGAGTCAGGTTACCTACAT CGATGGCCTGAAGGGAACTATTCAGTACCGAGGCTACAATATCGAGGATATTgtagggaagaagaagtttaTCGACACGGCACACCTGCTCATTTGGGGCGAATGGCCGACGCCAGAACAGGCCAGGTCGCTTCAGGAGAAGCTTTCCAGCGTGCCTATTCTGGATGAATCCGTCTTTAAGGTGATCCAGGCATTCCC TCCCAACTCGTCCATCATCGGCATGATGATCGCCGCGCTCTCCGCCGTCCAGAGCTCCCAGATGGACCGCATCCCCGCTCACGCGGCCAAGAACCTTTACTTGGGTAATCCCCAGGCCGTCGACGATGAGATCGTCCGTCTGATGGGCTCGCTGTCCATGATCACCGCTGCTGTCTACTGCCATCACACCGGACGGGAATTCACCCCGCCACGCTTGGAACTCTCCTACATCGAGAACTTCCTCCTGATGATGGGCCACGTTGAGTCCAGCACTGGACTGCCCAACCCGCAATACGTCGACCGCATTGAGCGTCTCTGGGTCCTCATCGCCGATCATGAGATGACCTGCTCGACTGCCGCATTCTTGCAGACGGCTTCCTCTCTGCCTGATGTATTTTCCTGTATGATCTCCGCACTTTCGGCCCTCTATGGTCCGCTGCATGGTGGCGCCATTGAAGTGGCTTACAAGAACTTTGAGGAGATTGGCTCGGTTGAGAACGTTGCGGCCAAGATAGAGCGTGTCAAGGCCGGAAAGGAGCGCCTGTATGGTTACGGTCACCGCATCTACCGCGTGACGGATCCgcgcttcatcttcatccgccaGATTCTGGACGAactgaaggaggagatcgcCCGTAACCCACTGCTAAAGGTGGCGTTTGAGGTGGACCGTGTCGCCTCGGAGGATGAATATTTTGTCACCCGGAAGCTGCGGCCCAACGCCGATCTCTTTGCGGCGCTGGTGTACAGTGCTAT GGGCTTCCCGACTGAGTTTATTCTGCCGTTGTCACTGTTGTCCCGCACGCAGGGATTCATGGCCCACTGGAAGGAAGCCATGT CGAGTACGGCACGTATCTGGAGACCCGGCCAGATCTACACCGGACACCTGAGCCGTGAGATGGCGTAG